The Candidatus Thermoplasmatota archaeon genome has a segment encoding these proteins:
- a CDS encoding OB-fold nucleic acid binding domain-containing protein has product MQNYRKEELYEAVKDLLGKEEFEERLEEERKKYGELIDEGAAAMIVVDKLKKNFFNVVKIADLEPSIEVTLYARVEFLGDTREFDGGRVANMVVSDDTGSCILVLWDNDVRLIEDEKIEKGRIIKIINGYVKEGYYGIEINVGRWGLVEIEPKDVPDMDSKIKIKKLKEIRKGIVGIEAKIKKIYPTKIFFTENGERFAATIIAEDKSGERKIILWDEMARMLQQFEEGDTIKICRAYVKNGEIHAGDISSIPPKIA; this is encoded by the coding sequence ATGCAGAATTACAGAAAAGAGGAATTGTATGAAGCTGTAAAGGACTTGCTCGGCAAAGAAGAATTCGAGGAAAGATTGGAAGAGGAGAGGAAAAAATATGGGGAGCTTATAGATGAGGGTGCGGCAGCCATGATCGTTGTAGACAAACTCAAGAAGAATTTCTTCAATGTTGTCAAAATAGCAGATCTCGAGCCTTCTATAGAGGTGACATTATATGCAAGAGTGGAATTTTTGGGAGATACAAGAGAATTTGACGGCGGCAGGGTAGCGAATATGGTCGTTTCAGATGATACGGGCAGTTGCATCCTGGTCTTGTGGGATAATGACGTGAGGCTTATCGAAGATGAAAAGATTGAAAAAGGACGGATAATAAAAATAATAAATGGGTATGTCAAGGAGGGATATTACGGAATAGAGATAAATGTTGGCAGATGGGGACTCGTGGAAATTGAACCAAAAGATGTACCGGACATGGATAGCAAAATAAAAATCAAAAAATTGAAAGAGATAAGAAAAGGCATTGTTGGCATAGAAGCAAAAATAAAAAAAATTTATCCAACCAAAATATTTTTCACAGAAAATGGGGAGAGGTTTGCGGCAACAATCATTGCTGAAGATAAAAGCGGCGAGCGAAAAATAATTTTGTGGGACGAAATGGCAAGAATGCTCCAGCAATTTGAGGAAGGGGATACCATAAAGATATGCAGGGCTTATGTAAAAAATGGAGAGATTCATGCAGGAGATATAAGCAGTATACCGCCAAAAATAGCATAA
- a CDS encoding PKD domain-containing protein yields the protein MLTKANAKAIFVLTLTASLVLIAMTEMQESEGLSSSYEGKQTDFTWSYNNGSREVDFNAIGSDITNYTWNFGDGEKGYGKEAKHIYSEDKNYTITLTMRKGDEDIIISRYLNLLDGGKPTVDFYWEPETPTTQDIVHFWDNSSDPDGDIYNWTWDFGDGGISYEKNPTHRYVDNGRYDVTLFVKDYSSGGNGVTKQIIVFNVPPIADFYWTKEYDSIKFLDYSYDLDGSIVNWTWDFGDGIISHDQNPSHNYSHYGTYNVILTIKDDDSATGIITKKINTLNQIPYVNFFWSPLEPTILDTVQFSDISSDIDELINWTWDFGDGNTSYEQNPAHQYSEKRTYNVTLTVIDAGYALASHSKDIKVVNAPPIANFSWEPQYPTDGEIINFTDNSSDLDGNIVNWTWDFGDGNTSYERNASHAFSQSGTYRVNLTVIDDDGASSSKVCDITIANIYVDDDAPIKWYDERHVRTIQEGINKASYGYHIYVLDGNYRENAVINKIVMLRGDNATIDGMGAGNAITITSDNTEIKNFVITNASNSVGIDADGDNATIENCLFTDNKIGVYLRGDYINVSNNEMRGNGKGIIVDGSDNTIKNNEIENPSGIVLNGNGNEISSNTFTDNIFAIEIQNGERNKINENGFYINQYAIDVRTYGTCLITNNELVGNGNGIRLFSRNTFVNNNTLKFNTIAILIEGDENEVANCNITQNGNGTKIVSSHNILVHGCSFFSNTYGVYIDNSDLINISNNKFDLQDTDGIYTQNSSQVELFNCSFSGNTGGMNVKNSSGIEIKSCNYTGENYGINITDSQVSIENCIIWENDAGLSVCGDNITLKTSDIYENDFGLKIYGKNGTLYECNIHDNIYGIYAANSANLEMQTSIFRNEHAVYLCNVSASILKNSSLSNNNYGLYLENSYCNNITNCTFAHNEKGVTLANSSNNRAGNNTLQNNTIGLEIANSKYNTISKNEIEENHIGLLLSYSPHNIFTDNIFNINDYNIDMEGGKSEHFYEDIDVSNEINGMVIHYLIGQSDKAVNGGVGYLALINCVNMTVYRVTTESNGEGMLIVNSSNCAIVESNFSNNIDGMVLILSHGGNIKNSTISGNANDGIIFKSSSDISITNCDIFSNEQRGINAYSIGPKNGRFIIEDSRIYLNWLGINVENVHTNTIENTTFSDNEKSGIRLFGSDNNSISNNKIYSNGCGINAINSISINISGNAIWKNNEGIYLSDSHMVKMYENMFNDSNTGLLNKGSDADINNCRFYNNINGAVGDKSSFNLVNCSFTNNTYGICSFSSDSIIDRCEFAINEYGIFLYQSNHTSIINCTGKGIYNNTYGIFANSSLSIEIQNCSIFGNAYGLFAESSSNSSMDRCLIYNNTNGIVIVNASQSNMIKKSLIHHNLHGLDIKSDNNDVSNCSFWKNVYGVSIEKGMNNRIYHNNFAYNVENALDKGSNNSWDNGYLSGGNYWSDYAGIDKYTGVSQNISGSDGIGDIPYKISGGKNMDNYPLMDMCEDASAIPNSPPTAFFLYYPTCPFSGDKIIFIDCSTDPNGEVDIKSWYWDFGDGNTSNKRNPNYAYSHSGIYNVSLVVEDMSGEKDECNVSIEVFNNPPAANFTYSPQNPTTQDRIQFTDLSKDSDGSIVNWTWNFGDGTSSRERNPEHKYNDNGIYIVSLTVTDNSGAETETTKKITIANTPPTAAFFFIPEKASGGEKINFTDVSSDDRGITEWHWDFGDGTASNKRNPEHTYKESGKYTITLTVKDGDGGESEITKVIEISPKSTPGFEVVIPFVSVLLAMVLTKKRRNAKV from the coding sequence ATGTTAACGAAAGCAAATGCAAAAGCAATTTTTGTACTAACGCTTACGGCTTCATTGGTATTAATAGCTATGACCGAAATGCAGGAAAGTGAAGGTTTATCTTCCTCTTATGAAGGAAAGCAAACAGATTTTACCTGGTCTTACAATAACGGGAGCAGAGAAGTGGACTTCAATGCGATAGGCTCCGATATCACCAACTACACGTGGAATTTCGGAGATGGAGAAAAAGGCTATGGAAAAGAGGCGAAGCACATATATAGTGAAGATAAAAACTACACCATAACATTGACAATGCGAAAGGGTGATGAGGACATCATTATTTCCAGATATCTCAATCTATTGGACGGAGGAAAACCAACAGTTGATTTTTATTGGGAACCAGAGACACCTACTACCCAGGATATTGTGCACTTCTGGGATAATTCAAGCGACCCCGATGGAGACATATATAACTGGACATGGGACTTCGGAGACGGGGGCATAAGTTACGAAAAAAATCCGACTCACAGATATGTGGATAATGGAAGATATGATGTAACTTTATTCGTAAAGGACTATTCAAGTGGCGGAAATGGTGTAACAAAACAGATTATTGTATTCAATGTTCCGCCAATTGCAGATTTTTACTGGACAAAAGAATACGATTCAATAAAATTTCTTGATTATTCCTACGATCTGGACGGCAGCATTGTAAACTGGACGTGGGATTTTGGCGATGGAATCATAAGCCATGACCAGAATCCATCGCATAATTACAGCCATTATGGAACATATAACGTTATCCTGACCATAAAAGATGATGATTCAGCTACCGGTATTATAACAAAAAAAATCAATACCTTAAACCAAATTCCATATGTCAACTTTTTCTGGTCTCCCCTAGAGCCCACGATACTGGACACGGTTCAATTCAGCGATATTTCCTCGGATATAGACGAACTGATAAACTGGACGTGGGATTTTGGAGACGGCAATACAAGTTATGAACAGAATCCTGCGCATCAGTACTCTGAAAAGAGAACGTACAATGTAACATTGACTGTTATAGATGCAGGATATGCACTTGCATCCCATTCCAAGGATATTAAAGTAGTGAATGCACCTCCAATAGCAAATTTCTCGTGGGAACCCCAATATCCCACTGATGGAGAAATAATTAATTTTACAGACAATTCATCCGATTTAGACGGCAACATCGTAAACTGGACGTGGGATTTTGGAGACGGCAATACAAGTTATGAGAGAAATGCAAGTCATGCCTTTTCACAAAGTGGAACATACCGCGTTAATTTAACAGTTATTGATGATGATGGAGCATCGTCAAGCAAGGTTTGTGACATAACCATAGCAAACATCTATGTTGATGATGATGCACCCATTAAATGGTATGATGAAAGGCACGTTCGCACCATACAGGAAGGCATAAATAAGGCAAGTTATGGTTACCATATATATGTGCTTGATGGGAACTACAGGGAAAATGCTGTGATTAACAAGATTGTTATGCTTAGAGGAGATAACGCAACCATAGATGGGATGGGTGCGGGGAATGCCATAACTATAACATCGGATAATACTGAAATCAAAAATTTCGTGATAACAAATGCCTCAAATAGTGTAGGGATAGATGCAGACGGAGATAACGCAACTATAGAAAATTGTCTATTCACGGACAACAAAATTGGCGTATATTTGCGTGGAGATTATATCAATGTCTCAAACAACGAAATGAGAGGTAACGGAAAAGGCATAATAGTAGACGGCTCGGATAATACCATAAAAAATAATGAGATTGAGAATCCCAGCGGTATAGTATTGAATGGAAATGGGAATGAGATTTCATCGAATACGTTCACTGATAACATTTTTGCGATAGAAATTCAAAATGGAGAGAGGAATAAAATAAATGAAAATGGATTTTATATCAATCAATATGCAATTGACGTCCGTACATATGGCACGTGCCTAATAACCAATAATGAGCTTGTGGGAAATGGAAACGGGATAAGATTGTTCTCCAGAAACACATTTGTAAACAACAATACCTTAAAATTTAATACGATAGCAATTCTTATTGAAGGAGATGAAAATGAGGTAGCAAACTGCAACATTACCCAGAATGGTAACGGAACAAAAATTGTTTCATCGCACAACATTTTGGTGCATGGCTGCTCATTCTTCAGTAACACATACGGGGTGTATATTGACAACAGTGATTTGATAAACATAAGCAATAACAAATTCGACTTGCAGGACACCGATGGGATATATACTCAAAATTCCTCACAGGTAGAGCTGTTTAACTGCTCATTTTCCGGAAACACTGGAGGAATGAACGTTAAAAATTCTTCGGGCATAGAAATAAAATCCTGCAATTATACCGGGGAAAATTACGGCATAAATATAACAGATTCGCAGGTAAGCATAGAAAATTGCATTATCTGGGAGAATGATGCTGGTTTGTCGGTATGCGGAGACAATATTACACTCAAAACTTCAGACATATACGAAAACGATTTTGGACTGAAAATCTATGGAAAAAATGGTACGTTATATGAGTGCAATATACATGATAATATCTATGGAATTTACGCAGCCAATTCAGCAAATCTGGAGATGCAGACATCCATATTTAGAAATGAACATGCAGTATATCTATGCAATGTATCGGCTAGCATTCTTAAAAATTCCTCGCTTTCAAACAATAATTATGGATTATACTTGGAAAATTCCTATTGCAACAATATTACCAATTGTACATTTGCACACAATGAAAAAGGCGTTACCCTGGCGAATTCATCAAATAATAGAGCGGGGAATAATACTCTACAGAACAATACGATAGGCCTTGAAATAGCGAATAGCAAATATAATACGATTTCAAAAAATGAAATAGAAGAGAATCATATTGGTTTACTGCTCTCCTACTCTCCGCACAACATATTTACTGATAATATTTTCAACATAAATGATTACAACATAGATATGGAAGGAGGGAAAAGTGAGCACTTTTATGAAGATATAGATGTGTCAAATGAGATAAATGGAATGGTCATACACTATTTGATAGGCCAATCGGATAAGGCCGTAAACGGTGGAGTTGGTTACCTTGCATTGATAAACTGTGTTAATATGACCGTCTATCGAGTTACAACAGAAAGTAATGGGGAAGGCATGCTCATAGTAAACTCAAGCAATTGTGCCATAGTTGAAAGCAATTTTTCCAACAATATTGATGGCATGGTGCTTATCTTATCCCATGGCGGGAACATAAAAAACTCAACAATTTCTGGCAATGCCAACGACGGCATAATATTCAAATCTTCCTCAGACATATCAATAACAAATTGTGATATTTTTTCAAATGAACAGCGAGGTATAAATGCATACAGTATTGGACCGAAAAATGGGAGATTTATAATAGAAGACAGCAGAATATACCTTAACTGGCTGGGTATTAATGTTGAAAATGTGCATACCAATACAATAGAAAATACTACATTTTCAGATAATGAAAAAAGCGGAATTCGTTTATTCGGGTCGGATAACAATAGCATATCCAATAACAAAATTTACAGTAATGGGTGTGGCATTAATGCGATAAACTCCATATCGATCAATATCTCAGGAAACGCCATATGGAAAAACAATGAGGGCATTTACCTCTCGGATTCACATATGGTAAAAATGTACGAAAACATGTTTAATGATAGCAATACCGGACTGTTAAACAAGGGCTCTGATGCCGATATAAATAATTGCAGGTTTTATAACAACATTAACGGCGCGGTAGGCGACAAATCTTCATTCAACCTGGTAAACTGCTCATTCACAAATAATACTTATGGGATATGTTCATTTTCTTCCGATTCAATAATTGACAGATGTGAATTCGCGATTAATGAATATGGCATTTTCTTGTATCAATCAAATCACACAAGCATTATAAATTGCACTGGGAAGGGGATATATAACAATACATATGGAATATTTGCAAATTCTTCTTTATCCATAGAGATACAGAATTGCTCAATTTTCGGGAATGCATACGGCTTATTTGCCGAATCCTCATCGAATAGCAGTATGGATAGATGCCTCATATACAATAACACAAACGGCATCGTTATTGTAAATGCATCCCAATCAAATATGATTAAAAAATCGCTTATCCACCACAATCTGCACGGATTGGATATAAAATCTGATAACAATGATGTATCCAATTGTTCCTTCTGGAAAAACGTATATGGGGTGAGTATTGAAAAAGGCATGAATAACAGGATATACCACAACAATTTCGCATACAATGTAGAAAATGCTCTAGATAAAGGGAGTAATAACTCATGGGACAATGGCTACCTGTCCGGCGGCAATTACTGGAGCGATTATGCAGGAATAGATAAGTATACGGGGGTTTCACAGAATATTTCTGGCAGCGACGGAATAGGAGACATACCGTATAAAATATCTGGAGGTAAAAACATGGACAACTATCCGCTTATGGATATGTGCGAAGATGCATCGGCCATTCCAAACAGCCCCCCGACTGCCTTCTTTTTATATTATCCCACATGCCCGTTTTCAGGTGATAAAATTATTTTTATTGATTGTTCTACAGATCCAAATGGAGAGGTTGACATAAAGTCTTGGTACTGGGACTTTGGAGACGGGAATACATCGAATAAACGAAATCCAAACTATGCATACTCACACAGCGGCATTTACAATGTTTCACTTGTAGTGGAAGACATGAGTGGAGAAAAAGATGAATGCAATGTAAGCATAGAAGTGTTCAATAATCCCCCTGCAGCAAACTTTACATACTCTCCACAGAATCCGACCACCCAGGATAGGATACAATTCACCGATTTAAGCAAGGATAGTGATGGCAGTATTGTAAACTGGACATGGAATTTTGGCGATGGAACAAGCAGTCGGGAAAGGAATCCAGAGCATAAATATAACGACAACGGCATATACATTGTTTCACTTACAGTAACCGATAATTCCGGGGCCGAAACAGAGACAACAAAGAAAATAACAATAGCAAATACTCCACCAACTGCAGCATTTTTCTTCATCCCTGAAAAGGCATCTGGGGGAGAAAAAATTAATTTTACAGACGTATCAAGTGACGACAGAGGAATAACCGAGTGGCACTGGGACTTCGGGGATGGAACGGCATCAAATAAACGGAATCCGGAGCATACCTACAAGGAAAGTGGAAAGTATACAATAACACTTACCGTAAAGGATGGAGATGGGGGAGAAAGCGAGATAACAAAGGTTATAGAAATTAGTCCCAAGAGCACTCCCGGATTTGAAGTGGTGATCCCGTTTGTGAGCGTACTACTTGCAATGGTTTTAACGAAAAAAAGGAGGAATGCGAAGGTTTAA